From the genome of Pseudomonas sihuiensis:
CTCTACATCCTGGCCGGCCTGTGCCTCGAACGATTCGCGTTTGACCCGGTAATCAAACGTCAGGGTGGTTCCGGCAGGCGCACCACCTTCTTCACGAGCCATCGTGACACGCACCTCCAGGCGCACCTCAGCCGGGCTGAAAGTGCCCGAAAAGAGAAAGGTACGCCCGTCGCTGATACCGCCACCGCTGACACGCCCGTCGGCTGCGATGCTCATCTGCACGTCATCCGGCTCGCTGCGCCAGCCTGCGTCGTCATAAATGCCGGGAATCGTCAGCTCGGTCTGCGTGGTGCTGTCCGGAACCTTGCCGCGTAACTGCAGGACCGCCTTGCCCGGTGCGCTGCGCTCCAGCAACACACTTCCCCCTCCGTAGTGCGTGACCGGTTTGCCGGAGGGAGGCGCCACCTTGAAGTCGACTCGACCTGTGTAAGGGCGCTCACCGAAGCGCTCGATCATGTCCTGAGCGAATCCGCAGGGCGCAAGGAACAACAGCAGCGCTGTCAGCAAAGTGCGTGAACACGAGACAGGTAGCGAGTTACCGGGCATGGAGGCTTCCTTTTTAACGAAATGAAAACCTAACCCTAGCCAAAGCTTTCTGCGGGCGACAGAAAACACGCCACATAAGGCCTAAAAACAAAACCCCGGCACCAGGGCCGGGGTTTCGTCAGACGGGCGACGCCAGGATGGACATCATTCCCACTCGATCATCAACAAGCCGCCCGAGCCCGCTTGGCTAAAGGGATTCGTTGTATTTGCAATGGAGCCCTACCGTCACTTTTACCGTCAATCGCGCAGAGCTTTTGCTGACGCGGGAGATAGATCGATTTGCGGGGCGACGGCTCTGGCGGCACCATCAATCAGCTCTCATATTATCCGTACCCTGCCCTCGAGACGAGCCCGAACATGCCGCCGCCGAATCAGAGGCCGAGGCGTTACCCGTCTTCAATCTCACCTACGCCACAGTAGGTTGCCATCGTGAAACCCTCGGGCTAGAGTGCGCCCGTCGTGGTCAATCCCACGGCCGGGTGTGGTAGCCCGATTCACACGAAGGCGCGGTTGCGTCATAAACGAGAGCAGGCCCTTCTCAGGATCTGCTGTTTTCTCGTGCATTTATGGCGGGCCGTGTGAGGCAGGCTTCGGCCTGGCCGGCCTTCCTTCGTGGGTCGGTCTACCACCCTTGCACGGTCCGCCTCCATTCGTGTGGTAGCGAATGGCTGCGGCTCCTTAATCTCACGAAGGAGCATAAGGAAAATGCGCTACCCCCTTTTTACCCGAGAGCTCCGCCTTGGGCTGCTGGTCTTGCTGTCCACCTCTGATCTGGAGGTGCGCCATGGCTGAGTTCGAATCCTGCGTTGTACCTTTTCCGCTGCAGCGAAGCCCGCTGCATGAATCCGAACGCTCTCCCCACCCCTCTGAAGCTGCGGCTGAACTACGCGGCGTAATGCTCAGCAATCTGCTGGATCAACTGGCTGAACCTGATGGGCTGCAGCCGGCAGATCTACGCGTACGGATCGCCGCCTATTCAGCCTTGGATCTGCTGGACGAGATGGTGGTGCTCTATCGCCGCGCTCTCTCCGAAGTACGAGGAGGTGCCAGATGAGCAAGGGCGTTATGACGTGCCTGCCACCTCACGATGGCCACCCAGGTGTCGAAATCATCTGGGCTGCCGACTGCAGGGAAGCGTTCAACCAAGGCGTGAAGCTAGCCCAGACCTGGCTCGACAACGCCCGCAGCGGCTGGCTCTGGGCAGTCATGATCGCCGAGCGCGACTTACTACCATGTGCAATAGAGCGGAGAGCCTTTGAAGTGGGCTTCCTCAGCCGCGTCCACCAGCGCATATGTTCACCCAGGTGCTGAGGCGAGCCAGCCCCCCTTTCCTTCCAGCTGTAAGCGGATGTTCGTGAGCCGGCCCCGCCGGCTCTCGCTAACCGTAACATTCCGGCAAATTTTGGGGACTCCTCCATAACGCGGGCACCCTAGAACAGGCCGAAAGCGGCCAATAGCGGACTGTTAGGGCCGATTCAGTCCTAGTGAATGACGGCCTATTTGATGACCTGCTCGGCTGGCTCTATGAGGGCTTTGTTACTGCCTCGCCAACGCACCGATTCGATGTTCTCTGCGTCGGCGCTCATACCGGCTCTGTCAGCCTTACCAGGAAGGTCGCAAACGCAAATCGCAAGTGGATCAGGCGACTACCAGATCAAGCAACCTGACTGCTTGCCGTCGTCGCGAGCGGAACCTTATTTTTTAGTAGCGAATCTTTGATGTAAGCATGCTACGACCGCCCACCAGCATGCGGAAACTATGTTGTTCGGTCATTGATGGCAAAGTAGTATCAATCTGCACACCAAACCGATCTAAATGGACTTGATGCATGGAAAACACCACCGATAGGGACGCGCGCGCCCGCCATCGTCATGCGAACATTTCGCCCTTCCTGGCAAGTGCCAGCACACTTCGTACAGGCGAAGACCAACTACCTGGGTATTACTGCGAGCAGCAGCAGATGTGGGTAGTCGACACCGAGCAAGGCGTTCTACCCATCATCAATGAGCAGGCGCTCTCGCAGCTGAAAACGAAGACTCGTGCAGATGGCGAAGAGGATGACGAGCACACCGGTGGAAAACACTGACGTGGTACAGAACCGGCGACATTGGCCGTCTGGACGAACAGGGCTTCCTCTACGTGGTGGATCGCTTAAAGGACATGATCATCAGCGGTGGCGAAAACATCTATCCCGCAGAACTGGAGGCGGTGATCGCGTCGCTGCCCGGCGTGGCCGAGGTTGCCGTGGTGGGCAAGGCCGACGAGCGCTGGGGCGAGGTGCCGATCGCATTTGTGGTCGCGACCCAACCAGGCGCTACCGACGAGGCCTCGATTGTCGAGGCATGCCGCCAGCGATTGGCGGGCTTCAAATGCGTGAAGTCTGTGCACATGCTTGAGGCCCTGCCCCGCAGCTCTGTGGGCAAGGTGTTGAAAAGACAGTTGCTTGCCTGAGCTTCTTAGGTGTTGTTGCACAGGAGCGGCACAGGCGGATCGAGGATGTCGATCCGTTTCAGGTATTCAGCCACCCCGCTCGCCCGGTTAGCGAGCGGGACCCGCAACGTTACTGCTTCGGAAACTCCGCAGCGATGCCCTGGACGTAGTAGTCCATACCTGCCAGATCCGCATTGCTGGCCGTGGCTCCTGGCGCAATTCTGACCTTGCCGGATTGGTCGGCAACCGGGCCATCGAAGGGGTGGAACGTGCCGCTCTTGATCGAGGCAATGATCTGCTGCGCCTCGGCCTTAAATTCAGCGGGAACGATATCGCTGATCGGCATGGTCAGGGCGTCATCGGCCAGCCCACCCCAGTAGTCAGCCGATTTCCAAGTGCCGTTCAGTACAGACTCAGTAGTGCGGATGTAGAACGGCGCCCAGTTGTATTCGATGGAGGTAATTACCGACTTGGGGCCGAAGCTGGCCATGTTGGAGGCATAGCCCACCGAGTACACCCCGCGGCGCTCGGCTGCCTGAATCGGTGCTGGGCTGGCGGTGTGCTGGAAGATCACATCGGCGCCCTGGTCGATAAGCGTGTTGGTGGCGTCGGATTCCTTGCCGGGATCGAACCAGGTGTTCAGCCACACCACTTTAACCACCGCCCCTGGGTTGTACTTGTTCAACGCGACCTGAATAGCATTGATGTCGCGGATAACCTCAGGAATCGGAAAGGACGCGACATAACCGACGGTCTTGCTCTTGGTCATTTTCGCGGCCAGGTAGCCGGCCACGTAGCGCCCTTCGTACGAGGTCGACAGGTAGGTGCCGAGGTTCGTGCTGCGCTTGTAGCCAGTGGCGTGTTCGAACGCGGTCTTGGGGAATTGCTTGGCCACGTTGGCCATCGGGTTCATGTAGCCAAACGAGGTGCCGAAGATCAGGTCGTAGCCGCTTTTTGCCATGTTGCGGATCACCCGTTCGGAGTCCGCGCCATCGGCAACGTTTTCGACGTAGGTGGTCTGGACTTTCTCGCCCAGCGCCTGCTCCAACGCCTTACGGCCCTGCTCGTGTTGATATGTCCAACCGTGGTCGCCAATCGGACCGGTGTAGACGAAGCCGACCTTGAGCGGCTCGTCGGCGTATGCGGTGATGGCTGCTGCCAGACCGATACCACTCAATAACCCTGCCAGTACTTTCCTGAATCCAGGCATGTTCATGCGCGTATTGCTCCCCATACGTTATTGGTTAGGCGGTTAGCCCGGGATAAAGGCAGGCATTGAAACAGGCTCCGTCTGCGCGGCTGTGATCACATCGAATAGGTTTTGCGGAACATGTTTTTGTAGTGGTCTTCGACGCTGATGACCGGGTACTTGGGTGACTCGCCGGGTGCCAGGCAGGCCTGGATGCAGGCGATTTCGTGGGCGATGTTGCCGGAGTAGAAATAAGGCACCGAATAGCGCTCGTTACCCGAGACATTGACCACGCGGTGCAGGGTCGATTTGTACAAATCGTTGGTCCAGCGCGCGATCAGATCGCCGAGGTTGACCACGTAGGCCTCGGGAACCGGTGTGGCCCAGATCCAGCCATTGCGCTCCTGATCCCACACCTGCAACCCGGCGTTTTCATCCTGCAACAGCAGAGTCAGGCCACCCCAGTCGGTATGCGCACCACAGCCCTTCTCGCCCGGTGCCGCAGTGGTCGGCTGCGGTGGGTAATGCAGCAGGCGCAGCGTGGTCATGGCGTCCTCGCAGAACGCGGCAAAGTGCTGCTCCGGCAGGCCCAGCGACAGAGCCACGCCCTGCATCAGCAGGCGAGCCACTGACTCCAGTTCCCGCTGGTAGGCCTCCATGGTTTGGCGAAACTCGGGGAGGTCTGCCGGCCACAGGTTCGGCCCCTGATTGAATTTGCCAGCCAGCACATCGGGATGATCCAGCGGCTTGTCCTGGCCGATGTAAAAGCCTTCTTTGACGTCCGGTGGCGCGCCGGCTTCGAGCACCTGATTACGCAACGGTTCGTAGCCCCGATTGGCCATGGAGAGTGACTTGTCGACCTTGCGCTTTTCTTCGGGCGGCAGAGCAAACAGCGTGGCCGCCTGGTCGATCACCTGCTGCTGCAAAGCTGCCGGTACACCATGACCGATGACGTAGAAAAAACCTTTGTCACGACAGGCCTGGCCGATTTGCTGACTGACCCGGGTGCGTTCGATCAGTGATGCCGAGCGCAGGCCCGAGATGTCGATAACTGGAAGCGTGGTGGCCTGCGAGGCCTCCAGAGGTGACGGTGCGAGTTGGGCGTGTGCCATGTGAGCGACTCCTACTTGAATGGGCCGGAGTGTTATCTGCTCAGGCAGAGCGCGGAAAGCATCGAATATCGCCAGGCCTGATGCCTTTTTGGCAGCGCTAGCCAAGAGCCCCGAACTGACTGGCCTCGTGCCGCTCGCGACGCAAAATCTCGTCGGTGAGAATTCTGGCGAAGGCATCCACGGCAGCCGGAATGTAGCGGCCGCTGCTCATGTACAAGCCCAGGTCGCAGAAAATACCGCCGCTGTCGGTGAGCGGAAGCATCTTCAGTTCACCGGCGGCCACCTGCGCCTCGATGCCGAACGCGGTTTGAAACGCCACGCCCCTGCCGCGCACTACCATCTGCTTGGCCAGTTCAAGCGATGCGGTTTCCAGGCGGGTCCTGCCGGAAAAATGGGCGGATTTGAGCAGTGGCGCGAGTCGTTGCCGCGTCGAGATTTCCGGCTTGCTGAGGATCAGGTCGTAGTCGGCGCAGGCGCCAAAACTGACCTGGCTTTTATCGGCCAACGGGTGATTGGGCGGCACGATCGCCGCCAGCCGGAAATGCCCCAGGGCCAATTGCTGGAGCTGCTCGTGTTTAGGCAACGCGAAAGCCAGACCCAGGTCCGCCGCCCCGGAGATGATCGCCTGCGGAATGCCTTGCGAGCCGGAAACGGTGACACCGACAGACACCCGTGGATAACGCGCGTGCATGTGTTCGAGCACGGTGGGTAACAGGTCCACAGCCAGGGTCTCGGCAACGATCAATTCGACATGCCCTGCCCGGATTCCTTCCATGGCTTCGAGTTCCGAGCGCAGCCGTTCTACGTCGTGGAGCACCACACCGATATGGCGTGCGAACAACTCGCCGGCGGGGGTGAGTTTCAGTCCGGAGCTCAGCCGGTCGAATAGCGGCGCACCGATGTCGTCCTCCAGTTTGAGGATCTGCCGATTGACCGCCGACGAAGCCACGTTCAGGCGCCGGGCCGCTTCGCGGATCGAGCCGCAGTGCTGAACCATGTCGAAGTAGCTGACCGACACCGAATGAAACCGTAACCGCCGAACCATGGTTTTACCTGACTTCCTCACTTCGAAATGTTGCCCAACGCGGATTCTTTTCGCGCCAGGAAAGTGCATCGAGCTGCCGCTGCGCACCATGCCAGAGCGAAAAACACGCCCGCCAACTGCTGAAAAAATTCGTCTAAAAACTGTCCAGGCAGTCAACTACGAGGCATTGCGAGCATTTTTCTGATCGCCTCTTCGCGTTGGCACAAGACGTGCTTTAGCGATGCCGAGACTGGTATACCAGATTGTATTTCTGAAAAGCCAGCAATGTGATCAACCGTAATGAGGATCGGCGATGTCCGCTCAATGGAAGCCCCTGATAGAACACAAAGGTTACCTCCGCCATTTCTGGCACCCGGTGTGTACCTTGAGCGAGTTCGAGAAAGCCAACGCATCCGGGCATGGCCCGATGTCGGTGAAGCTGCTGGGAGAGAACCTGGTGTTGGCCCGTCTGGACGGGCAGATGATGGCCGCCGATGACCGCTGCGTGCACCGCTCGGCGCGCCTGTCGCTGGGGAGCGTGTGCAAGCACCAGGGCAAAGACACCCTGCAGTGCCCCTACCACGGCTGGCGCTATAACGACGCCGGCGAATGCACGCTGGTGCCGGCCTGCCCCGACCGCCCTATTCCGCCGCGCGCAAAAATCGCCAAATACGACTGCGCCATTCGCTACGGCATCGTCTGGGTGCGCCTGGACAATTCGTTCGACTGCACCGAAATCCCTTACCTGGGCGATTGGGACAGCGAAGGCATGAAAGTCGTGGTGGCGGAGTCGTATGTGTGGGAAACCTCGGCCGAGCGCCGCTGGGAAAACTTCACCGACTTCTCCCATTTCGCCTTCGTTCACCCCGGCACTCTGTACGACCCCTTCTTCGCCAGTCACCCCACGGTAAACGTCGATCGCAGCCACGGTGAACTGCGCTTTCAGCTGGCGCCGCCCAAAGAGATGTACGAAACGCTGCCGGAAGAAGCGCCCATGGGCGACTTCACCTACCGCTGCTCGATGCCGTACTCGGTGAACCTGGAAATCAAACTGTGGAAGGACGATTCCAAATTCATCCTCTGGACCACCGCCAGCCCGGTGGACGACAGAACTTGCCGCAACTTCATGGTCATCGTGCGTACCGAAGACCAGCAGCCCGACCACGTGCACCTGGCTTTCCAGAAACGCGTGCTGGAAGAAGACCGCCCGGTGATCCAGTCCCAATGGCCTATCGAGCTCGATAGCGCCGAACTGTCGGTAGGCACCGACAAGATCTCCATCCAGTACCGCAAATGGCACCGCGAACTGTCGCAAGCGGCGCTGGGCGGCAAGGACGAATTCAAAGCGGCCCTCCTCAGCGAAGTGCTCGAGGAGCGTTAAGGCCTACACCCATGGGCCAAGCGCCCTTTCGAAGCTACGTTTTTGCAGGAGCAGTACATGAAAAAGATGTTCAAGTTGGGCTGTGCCGGGTTGGGTATCCAGGCGTCGTCGCGTGAGAACCCGGTGTCACTGACCGAGTTGCCGATTCTCGAGCAATTCAAACTGGTCAAGGAAGCCGAGGTCTGGGACTTCATCGATCGCATTCCCAACAACCGCCAGGAGCTGGACGAGTACATCAAGGGCAGCCAACTTTACGACCTGCCGGTGCTGTCGGGGAGCGGCCTGTACACCCTGGGCCTGGATGATCACCTGATCAAAGAGAACATCGACCTGACCGTCGAGGTCGGCGGCAAGTACCACAATTTCATGATCTGGGCTAAGCACAAGGACCGCCACTACGTGACCAACGAAGAGGTCGCCGAGTGTTACCTGGAGTCGTACGAGTACGCGGAAAAAGCCGGGGTGATCATCACCTTCGAAAACCATGTGGACATGTGGTCCGAAGACTATCGCCGGGTCTCGCAAGTAGCCGATCTGGTGGAAGCCCGCGGCGCGAAGTTCAACGTGGCCATTGACTACAGCCACTGCATTTTCAAGATTGAAAACGAAGTGGAGCACGCCGTCTCGCAGATGCGTGGCGACAACGATGCCATCGCCAAACTTGACCCGTTCAACGACGACAGTTACGCGGACGAATGGCTGAACCGCAACCTGGTGCACTGGGCCCAGATGCGCCCGGCCGCGCCTAACGGCCCGCTGAACTGGTGGGGCTTTGAAACCGGCCCTTGGGATGCCAAAGGTATCGACCGTCCAGGGCGCTCCATTCAGTACCCGTTCCGGCGTCCTGCCGAAGGCGAATGGCATACCGACATGTGGCATGCGCACAAGCTGGCGTGCACCAAGGAAGTCACCCGCAAAGTCATCGATGCCTACCTGCAAAACCCCGCTACCAACCTGTCGCTGATGACCATCGACAACATCAACCTAAACGCCTACGGCCTGGGCTGGATGTACAACATGTTTGCCGACAGCTGTGCCTACGCGCAGTTCGTCCGCGAGTTGTACGCCGAGCGCGCGGCTGTGCACGAGGCGCGCAGCGCCAAGTCGGCGGCTGAATTCGTTGCTCAGTACCGGGCGTAATACCTCCTCTGCGCTTGGCGTCGTCACGGCGCCGCCAAGCCTTGTACGGGCCACCGTTATGTTAAAAGAAAACAGCTTTGTCTACGACGACTGGCATCCGGTTGGTGCGCTGGCCGAGGCCGTCGTTGGCAAGCCATGCCATACCCGGATTCTGGGTCAGGCCATCTGCTACACCCGCACCCCCGACGGGCTGATCGCGCACCTTGCCGACAGTTCTCAGCCGCTGAAAACCTTGATCGTCTACGGCTTGCTCTGGGTGTCGTTGTCCGCGCAACCACGCCGAATTCTGGCCATTCCCGAGTTCGAAGAAACGGACCGCCGCGTCGTCAGCGCCGGCTCGATCCGCGTTGCCACCTCTGGGCTGCGGGTGGTGGAAAACTTCCTCGACATGGCTCACTTCCCGTTCGTGCACACCGATATTCTCGGCGCCGAACCGCTCACCGAAGTGGCCGCCTATGACGTCGAGATCGACGAACAGGCTGATGAGGTGCTGGCAGTCAATTGCCGCTTTCCGCAGCCCAAGGGTTCGGCGGCGGCCAGCGAACCGGTGGAGATGCAGTACGTGTACCGCATCGCCCGCCCCTTTATCGCCATCCTCTACAAGACTTGCGTCATCGACGCCAATCGCCTGGATGTGCTCGGCCTGTACGTGCAGCCCGTGGATGAGGAGAGCTGCATCGCCCACGCGATCATGTGCTACCTCGACGACATCAACACCGACAAGCAGCTGCGCGACTTCCAGCAACGCATCTTTGGCCAGGACATCATGATTTTGCTCAATCAGGTGCCCAAGGGCCTGCCGCTGGATCCCCGGCACGAAACGCCCGTGCGCGCGGATGCACTGTCCAGTGCCTACCGCCGCTGGATCAAAGCACGCAACGTCACGTTCGGCACCGCTCGCTGAGCCGTATTAGCAGGTAATCAGATATGGGTTCGTTACATCAGGAATGGCATGTGATCGCCAGCTCCGAAGACCTTCCGTTTCGCCACGTGTACCAAACGCGCTTGCTCGGTCAGGAGCTGGCGGTCTGGCGTGACGACAACGGTGTTGTAAATGTGTGGGAAAACCGCTGCCCGCACCGCGGTGTACGCCTGAGCCTTGGGGTGAACATCGGCAACCAGCTGAAGTGCCAATACCATGGCTGGAAATATGAAAGCGGCTCGGGCCATTGTGCCTTTGTGCCCGCTCACCGCACGGCAAAACCCAGCGCCGCCTGTGTGCGCACCTTCCCCTGCGCCGAGGTGGACGGCCTGGTGTTCGCCCAGCTCGAAGCCCCGGTTGGCAACGCCAAACCCGGGAGACAGCGTCCGCTCGGTGCCGCGCTGTCCACCAATTTGCGCAGCCATCCAGTGGCAATGAACGCCAAGGCCGTCGTCGAGGCCATCCAGCAGGCCGCCCCCTCGTTCGCGCCGCTGCTGGGAGATCAGGCCGACCGCGTGCAAACGCTGGTAAGCGGCCTGAGCATTGACCTGAGCTGCGCCGGGCTGCTCGACAGCGTGCGGATTTTTGTCCAGCCGGAATCGGACTCCAAGGCCGTGGTGCATGCCCGCCTTTACGCCGCTGCTGCCCTGCCCCTGCAACGCAAAATCGTCTTTACCCAACTGCTCGACGAGCTGTTTGCCCGCGTACTGCAAAGCCCCACGCCAGCGCCGACCGCGCGGCTTATCGCCTCGGACGCGGTGCCTCTGAAGACTCCCAACCCACCCGCCGCCGATAAGCCGGGCGAGCCGTTCTCGTGCACCGTCATCGCGCGCCAAAACGAAACCCCGGACATCGCTTCGTTCTGGCTGAAACCGGATGACGGGCGGCTGTTGGCGCTGGAACCGGGTATGCACGTGAGCCTGACCACGCCCTCTGGCCACCTACGCCAGTACTCGATCGTCAACACGCCTGACGAGCAGGATGTACTGGTGATCGGCGTCAAACACGAGCCGCAATCACGCGGCGGCTCGCGCAGCATGCACGTGGATGTTCAGGTAGGCACCCAGGTGCAGCTGACGCTGCCACGCAATCAGTTCCAGCTGCAGCCGCCGGGCCGTCACGCCCTGCTGATCGCCGGTGGCATCGGGGTCACCCCGATTCTGGCCATGGGCCTGCATCTGCAACGCGCCAAGCGCCCGTACAGTTTTCATTACCTGGCGCGCAGTGAGGAACATGTGGCCTTTACCCAGCGGCTTGCCGCGCTCGGTAAACAAGCGGCGACCTACCTGGGCCTCGATATCGAAGGCACGCAGCAGACATTGCGTGAATTGCTCCAGGACCGGGAACCGGCACGGCATGACGTCTATGTCTGCGGGCCGCAGCCGATGATTGATCTGGTCGTCGAGCTGGCACGCGAAGCTGGCTTTGCCAGCGAGCAGATTCACTTCGAGTACTTTGCGCTGGCCCCCAGCAGCAAGCCGCCGGCTGCCGAGTCGGGCAGTTACCAAGTGACCATCAAGTCCAGCGGCAAAGCCTTCACCGTCAGCCCCGGGCAGACCCTGCTGCAAGCCTGCCTCGATCACGGGGTAGCCATCGATTACTCCTGCGAGCAAGGGGTATGCGG
Proteins encoded in this window:
- a CDS encoding LasR-specific antiactivator QslA — encoded protein: MSKGVMTCLPPHDGHPGVEIIWAADCREAFNQGVKLAQTWLDNARSGWLWAVMIAERDLLPCAIERRAFEVGFLSRVHQRICSPRC
- a CDS encoding AMP-binding enzyme produces the protein MIISGGENIYPAELEAVIASLPGVAEVAVVGKADERWGEVPIAFVVATQPGATDEASIVEACRQRLAGFKCVKSVHMLEALPRSSVGKVLKRQLLA
- a CDS encoding BMP family ABC transporter substrate-binding protein, giving the protein MNMPGFRKVLAGLLSGIGLAAAITAYADEPLKVGFVYTGPIGDHGWTYQHEQGRKALEQALGEKVQTTYVENVADGADSERVIRNMAKSGYDLIFGTSFGYMNPMANVAKQFPKTAFEHATGYKRSTNLGTYLSTSYEGRYVAGYLAAKMTKSKTVGYVASFPIPEVIRDINAIQVALNKYNPGAVVKVVWLNTWFDPGKESDATNTLIDQGADVIFQHTASPAPIQAAERRGVYSVGYASNMASFGPKSVITSIEYNWAPFYIRTTESVLNGTWKSADYWGGLADDALTMPISDIVPAEFKAEAQQIIASIKSGTFHPFDGPVADQSGKVRIAPGATASNADLAGMDYYVQGIAAEFPKQ
- a CDS encoding isopenicillin N synthase family dioxygenase; translation: MAHAQLAPSPLEASQATTLPVIDISGLRSASLIERTRVSQQIGQACRDKGFFYVIGHGVPAALQQQVIDQAATLFALPPEEKRKVDKSLSMANRGYEPLRNQVLEAGAPPDVKEGFYIGQDKPLDHPDVLAGKFNQGPNLWPADLPEFRQTMEAYQRELESVARLLMQGVALSLGLPEQHFAAFCEDAMTTLRLLHYPPQPTTAAPGEKGCGAHTDWGGLTLLLQDENAGLQVWDQERNGWIWATPVPEAYVVNLGDLIARWTNDLYKSTLHRVVNVSGNERYSVPYFYSGNIAHEIACIQACLAPGESPKYPVISVEDHYKNMFRKTYSM
- a CDS encoding LysR family transcriptional regulator; amino-acid sequence: MVRRLRFHSVSVSYFDMVQHCGSIREAARRLNVASSAVNRQILKLEDDIGAPLFDRLSSGLKLTPAGELFARHIGVVLHDVERLRSELEAMEGIRAGHVELIVAETLAVDLLPTVLEHMHARYPRVSVGVTVSGSQGIPQAIISGAADLGLAFALPKHEQLQQLALGHFRLAAIVPPNHPLADKSQVSFGACADYDLILSKPEISTRQRLAPLLKSAHFSGRTRLETASLELAKQMVVRGRGVAFQTAFGIEAQVAAGELKMLPLTDSGGIFCDLGLYMSSGRYIPAAVDAFARILTDEILRRERHEASQFGALG
- a CDS encoding aromatic ring-hydroxylating oxygenase subunit alpha; translation: MSAQWKPLIEHKGYLRHFWHPVCTLSEFEKANASGHGPMSVKLLGENLVLARLDGQMMAADDRCVHRSARLSLGSVCKHQGKDTLQCPYHGWRYNDAGECTLVPACPDRPIPPRAKIAKYDCAIRYGIVWVRLDNSFDCTEIPYLGDWDSEGMKVVVAESYVWETSAERRWENFTDFSHFAFVHPGTLYDPFFASHPTVNVDRSHGELRFQLAPPKEMYETLPEEAPMGDFTYRCSMPYSVNLEIKLWKDDSKFILWTTASPVDDRTCRNFMVIVRTEDQQPDHVHLAFQKRVLEEDRPVIQSQWPIELDSAELSVGTDKISIQYRKWHRELSQAALGGKDEFKAALLSEVLEER
- a CDS encoding TIM barrel protein, which encodes MKKMFKLGCAGLGIQASSRENPVSLTELPILEQFKLVKEAEVWDFIDRIPNNRQELDEYIKGSQLYDLPVLSGSGLYTLGLDDHLIKENIDLTVEVGGKYHNFMIWAKHKDRHYVTNEEVAECYLESYEYAEKAGVIITFENHVDMWSEDYRRVSQVADLVEARGAKFNVAIDYSHCIFKIENEVEHAVSQMRGDNDAIAKLDPFNDDSYADEWLNRNLVHWAQMRPAAPNGPLNWWGFETGPWDAKGIDRPGRSIQYPFRRPAEGEWHTDMWHAHKLACTKEVTRKVIDAYLQNPATNLSLMTIDNINLNAYGLGWMYNMFADSCAYAQFVRELYAERAAVHEARSAKSAAEFVAQYRA
- a CDS encoding aromatic ring-hydroxylating oxygenase subunit alpha — translated: MLKENSFVYDDWHPVGALAEAVVGKPCHTRILGQAICYTRTPDGLIAHLADSSQPLKTLIVYGLLWVSLSAQPRRILAIPEFEETDRRVVSAGSIRVATSGLRVVENFLDMAHFPFVHTDILGAEPLTEVAAYDVEIDEQADEVLAVNCRFPQPKGSAAASEPVEMQYVYRIARPFIAILYKTCVIDANRLDVLGLYVQPVDEESCIAHAIMCYLDDINTDKQLRDFQQRIFGQDIMILLNQVPKGLPLDPRHETPVRADALSSAYRRWIKARNVTFGTAR
- a CDS encoding Rieske 2Fe-2S domain-containing protein; this translates as MGSLHQEWHVIASSEDLPFRHVYQTRLLGQELAVWRDDNGVVNVWENRCPHRGVRLSLGVNIGNQLKCQYHGWKYESGSGHCAFVPAHRTAKPSAACVRTFPCAEVDGLVFAQLEAPVGNAKPGRQRPLGAALSTNLRSHPVAMNAKAVVEAIQQAAPSFAPLLGDQADRVQTLVSGLSIDLSCAGLLDSVRIFVQPESDSKAVVHARLYAAAALPLQRKIVFTQLLDELFARVLQSPTPAPTARLIASDAVPLKTPNPPAADKPGEPFSCTVIARQNETPDIASFWLKPDDGRLLALEPGMHVSLTTPSGHLRQYSIVNTPDEQDVLVIGVKHEPQSRGGSRSMHVDVQVGTQVQLTLPRNQFQLQPPGRHALLIAGGIGVTPILAMGLHLQRAKRPYSFHYLARSEEHVAFTQRLAALGKQAATYLGLDIEGTQQTLRELLQDREPARHDVYVCGPQPMIDLVVELAREAGFASEQIHFEYFALAPSSKPPAAESGSYQVTIKSSGKAFTVSPGQTLLQACLDHGVAIDYSCEQGVCGACMTKVVSGELQHGDVYLSAKEKDSGTLIMPCVSGCRSETLILDI